A DNA window from Solirubrobacterales bacterium contains the following coding sequences:
- a CDS encoding DegV family protein — translation MSVRVVGDSTSYLTPAQIADYGITQVSLSVVWNDRSVPELEITDLDSFYDEIREMKDLPGTSQPSVGQFLDAYEPAIEAGDDVVSLHFSSGISGTYDSALQAKQQLVRDGVDPLRITVLDTGSACGGYGTILMAAGAAANRGAAHGEVVAAAREMNAGLRFWFAIDTLEFLRRGGRVGTGAAIVGGAIKIKPILTVSSEGIVPVEKVRTESRVLARIAELAEQSIPEGGGYLVQHVQAPERAQVVIDDLTYRLGRGPAFVPGEIGPVIGAHVGPGLIGVGVFPSGLIDIT, via the coding sequence GTGTCCGTCCGCGTCGTCGGCGACAGCACGTCGTATCTCACCCCTGCACAGATTGCCGACTACGGCATCACCCAGGTCAGTCTTTCCGTGGTCTGGAATGACCGCTCAGTCCCGGAGCTCGAGATCACTGATCTCGACAGCTTCTACGACGAGATTCGCGAGATGAAGGATCTCCCGGGCACGTCCCAGCCGTCGGTCGGCCAGTTTTTGGATGCCTACGAGCCGGCGATCGAAGCCGGCGACGACGTCGTTTCACTGCACTTTTCTTCTGGCATTTCCGGAACCTACGACAGCGCCCTCCAGGCCAAGCAGCAGCTGGTGCGCGACGGCGTCGATCCGCTGCGCATCACCGTGCTCGACACGGGCTCGGCCTGCGGTGGGTACGGCACGATTCTGATGGCAGCCGGCGCGGCGGCCAATCGCGGGGCCGCCCACGGAGAAGTCGTCGCAGCCGCGCGCGAGATGAATGCCGGCCTGCGCTTCTGGTTTGCGATCGACACCCTTGAGTTCCTGCGCCGCGGCGGCCGTGTCGGCACTGGGGCGGCGATCGTCGGTGGGGCGATCAAGATCAAGCCGATCCTGACGGTCAGTTCCGAGGGGATCGTGCCAGTCGAGAAGGTGCGCACTGAGTCACGCGTGCTCGCGCGGATCGCCGAGCTTGCCGAGCAGAGCATTCCCGAGGGCGGTGGCTACCTCGTGCAGCACGTTCAAGCTCCCGAGCGGGCGCAGGTCGTGATCGACGACCTCACCTACCGCCTGGGGCGCGGGCCGGCCTTCGTGCCCGGCGAGATCGGGCCGGTGATCGGCGCGCACGTCGGTCCGGGTCTGATCGGCGTCGGGGTGTTCCCCAGCGGCCTGATCGACATCACTTAA
- a CDS encoding AI-2E family transporter, producing MDPTAPKREVVVSARTVAKVFLVALGLSAVCYFLVLARQALGLVIISIFLAVALGPAVGFFENRSRIPRWLSIIVVYLLVMSAIVLIGLIVVPPIVTGVQQLAEEIPIRVEELKRTGWILDLDNRYNVVDKLGSSVSELPQQLGTAAGTLQAVTLGALSAFVQLVTVLTLVFLWLLDGPRIVHWLSVQFSGDQKDRINALASDMYRVVSGYVVGNFVISVAAGSVTYVTLITLGIPFAAPLAIFMAFMDLIPMVGATIGGAIVGLASIALGDFPWDPIIWLIVLTAYQQVENNLLQPVIYKRTVAVPPILTIIAVLIGAALLGVLGVLLAIPVAAMLQVLASDVWPEVQKRREAARAKSAVSSNTVPAAD from the coding sequence GTGGATCCCACCGCGCCCAAACGCGAGGTTGTCGTCTCAGCGCGGACGGTCGCCAAAGTCTTTCTCGTCGCCCTCGGCCTCAGCGCCGTCTGCTATTTCCTCGTGCTCGCGCGGCAGGCGCTCGGGCTCGTCATCATCTCGATCTTTCTGGCCGTGGCACTCGGGCCCGCCGTCGGCTTCTTCGAGAACCGGTCCCGGATCCCGCGCTGGCTGTCAATCATCGTCGTTTACCTGCTTGTGATGTCGGCAATTGTGCTGATCGGACTCATCGTGGTGCCGCCAATCGTCACAGGCGTGCAGCAGCTCGCCGAGGAGATCCCGATCCGGGTCGAAGAACTCAAGCGCACGGGTTGGATCCTCGATCTCGACAATCGCTACAACGTCGTGGACAAACTCGGATCGTCGGTGAGTGAGCTGCCTCAGCAGCTTGGGACGGCGGCCGGCACACTCCAGGCCGTCACCTTGGGCGCGCTTTCCGCATTCGTGCAACTGGTCACCGTTCTGACGCTCGTGTTCCTCTGGTTGCTCGATGGTCCGCGGATCGTGCACTGGCTTTCCGTGCAGTTCTCTGGCGATCAGAAGGATCGGATTAACGCCCTCGCCAGCGACATGTATCGCGTCGTCAGCGGCTATGTGGTCGGAAACTTCGTGATCAGCGTCGCGGCCGGTTCTGTCACCTACGTGACGCTGATCACCCTCGGCATCCCATTCGCCGCGCCGTTGGCAATCTTCATGGCCTTCATGGATCTGATTCCGATGGTCGGCGCGACGATCGGCGGCGCGATCGTCGGATTGGCAAGTATTGCGCTCGGCGACTTCCCGTGGGACCCGATTATTTGGCTGATTGTCTTGACGGCCTACCAGCAGGTCGAGAACAACCTGCTCCAGCCGGTCATCTACAAGCGCACGGTCGCCGTGCCGCCAATTCTCACAATCATTGCGGTTTTGATTGGAGCGGCCCTGCTCGGCGTGCTCGGGGTATTGCTCGCGATCCCCGTCGCGGCGATGCTGCAGGTGCTGGCCTCGGATGTTTGGCCCGAGGTTCAGAAACGACGCGAAGCTGCGCGCGCCAAGTCCGCGGTCTCCTCGAACACCGTGCCCGCCGCCGATTAA
- a CDS encoding phage holin family protein: MSTPPENTPLGESISEIIDRTTKIVHEEIELAKAEMSVALQDLLRGSVAGIVGGVFAFFGLFIILIGIAFLISDVIDYGLWPGFLIVALLSFVIGGLLALVALKKIKKGSQLTPSQAISEAKQTRDALQAEADTPIESIDSVAVEEPSAGSAPAAVATPVKPATDPAVVEAKEDLKEAREDANELHLDAKELKKRAKQEAKEAKEAAKAAKVAEQEAAKADAIAAKAAEKAEREAAKAKAQAEKDASKAAKAAEKQAKKGGEQPPQAPPALDAKPYVAPRPPAQPPAVPQRPPAPPSQTPPPAQPPQPPRDTSTPYDPKSDE; this comes from the coding sequence ATGTCCACACCCCCCGAAAACACGCCACTCGGCGAGTCGATCAGCGAAATCATCGACCGCACGACCAAGATCGTCCACGAAGAGATCGAGCTAGCCAAGGCCGAGATGTCGGTCGCCCTTCAAGACCTTCTGCGCGGATCTGTCGCCGGAATCGTCGGCGGTGTATTTGCCTTCTTCGGTCTCTTCATCATCCTGATCGGAATTGCGTTTCTGATTTCAGATGTGATCGACTACGGACTCTGGCCGGGATTCCTGATCGTTGCGCTGCTTTCGTTTGTCATCGGCGGACTACTCGCGCTCGTCGCGCTGAAGAAGATCAAAAAGGGCTCGCAGCTCACTCCAAGCCAGGCAATTTCCGAGGCCAAGCAGACGCGCGACGCGCTCCAGGCCGAGGCCGATACTCCGATCGAGTCGATCGACTCCGTCGCTGTCGAAGAGCCGTCCGCCGGATCAGCGCCAGCCGCCGTTGCAACTCCTGTTAAGCCCGCCACGGATCCAGCGGTCGTCGAAGCCAAAGAAGATCTCAAGGAAGCGCGCGAAGACGCCAACGAACTCCATCTCGACGCCAAAGAGCTCAAGAAGCGCGCAAAGCAAGAGGCCAAGGAAGCCAAGGAGGCCGCCAAGGCCGCCAAGGTTGCCGAACAAGAGGCCGCAAAGGCCGATGCGATCGCGGCAAAGGCCGCCGAGAAGGCCGAGAGGGAAGCCGCCAAAGCGAAGGCCCAGGCCGAAAAGGACGCGTCCAAAGCAGCCAAGGCCGCCGAAAAGCAGGCCAAGAAGGGTGGAGAGCAGCCCCCACAGGCTCCGCCAGCACTGGACGCCAAGCCCTACGTCGCGCCACGGCCACCAGCGCAGCCGCCCGCAGTTCCGCAGCGCCCGCCGGCTCCGCCAAGCCAGACTCCGCCGCCCGCGCAGCCGCCGCAGCCGCCGCGCGACACGTCCACACCCTATGACCCGAAGAGTGACGAATAA
- a CDS encoding 3-keto-5-aminohexanoate cleavage protein: protein MSGFEKPCILTNSISGVVANKEQHPAIPYTPEEYAAEARSAVDAGAAMIHIHARKHDGTPSFEIENYREITDAIKQECGDVIINFSTGAVGLSVEKRLEYLEAIRPDIAALNMGSMNYAKYSKRRKEFIFGFVFENSFETIIQFLTAMNEYGIRPEHECFELGHLASLEPLIDMGILESPLQISLVTGVLGGTPARAANLKHMASQVPQPGGHGGDGANNWGMVGVSREQWDLVPVAVAEGGNVRVGLEDNLYLPNGELAKGNGELCEEAARQIEAGGRKVASIAEARELLGVPRNV from the coding sequence ATGTCGGGATTTGAGAAGCCTTGCATCCTCACCAACTCGATCAGCGGTGTCGTTGCCAACAAGGAGCAACACCCGGCGATTCCGTACACGCCCGAGGAGTACGCCGCCGAAGCGCGCAGCGCGGTTGACGCCGGCGCGGCGATGATTCACATTCACGCGCGCAAGCACGACGGCACGCCGAGCTTCGAGATCGAGAACTACCGAGAGATCACCGACGCGATCAAGCAAGAGTGCGGCGACGTGATCATCAACTTCTCGACCGGCGCCGTTGGCCTGAGCGTTGAGAAGCGGCTCGAGTATCTCGAGGCGATCCGCCCAGACATCGCGGCCCTGAACATGGGCTCGATGAACTACGCGAAGTACTCGAAGCGCCGTAAAGAGTTCATCTTCGGCTTCGTATTCGAGAACAGTTTCGAGACGATCATCCAGTTCCTGACTGCGATGAACGAGTACGGAATCCGGCCCGAACACGAGTGCTTCGAGCTAGGGCATCTTGCGTCGCTTGAGCCGCTGATCGACATGGGCATTCTCGAGTCGCCACTGCAGATCTCGCTGGTGACCGGCGTGCTTGGCGGCACCCCGGCGCGCGCCGCAAACTTGAAGCACATGGCTTCACAGGTTCCCCAGCCGGGCGGGCATGGGGGAGATGGCGCGAACAACTGGGGGATGGTTGGCGTCTCGCGCGAGCAGTGGGACCTGGTGCCCGTTGCGGTTGCCGAGGGCGGCAACGTTCGCGTCGGACTGGAAGACAACCTGTACCTCCCGAATGGCGAACTCGCCAAGGGCAACGGCGAACTCTGCGAAGAAGCCGCGCGCCAGATCGAGGCGGGTGGCCGCAAGGTTGCCTCGATCGCCGAGGCCCGCGAGCTGCTTGGGGTTCCGCGCAATGTCTGA
- a CDS encoding CoA transferase, translating to MSDLPLKGVKVLDLSRLLPGPFCSLLLADLGAEVLKVEDTGMGDYLRWTTPYAGGEEAKASGTHSVQFDALNRNKKSIQLDLKSIEGKEILLKLVAAHDVVLESFRPGVLAKLNVGYDQMKTVNPGVVYCAITGYGQDGPFALRAGHDMNYLGLNGLLGLTGAKGGAPVQAAGQIADIGGGAQMAAIAILGALVKKQTTGEGAEIDISMTDGALSWLAMPAAAALAGDVRERGEVDLAGKWACYMPYEAADGWISCGALEPKFWQAFARGVGREDLIENQFELAGSEGWAVVAEVFKTKTRAEWAAFNDEHDCCIEPVLDIDEALESDLVKSRGMVIEIDQPGVGPVAQLAPPFVIDGVRPDRREPAPGFGEHTDSVLESLGYSDDQIAELRSSGAVAGVESVPAQ from the coding sequence ATGTCTGATCTTCCGTTGAAGGGCGTCAAGGTCCTCGACCTCTCGCGCCTTCTCCCCGGACCGTTCTGCTCATTGCTGCTCGCCGACCTCGGCGCAGAAGTGCTGAAGGTCGAAGACACCGGCATGGGCGACTACCTGCGCTGGACGACGCCGTACGCGGGCGGGGAAGAGGCCAAGGCAAGCGGCACCCACAGCGTCCAGTTCGACGCGCTCAACCGCAACAAGAAGTCGATCCAGCTCGACCTGAAGTCGATCGAAGGCAAAGAGATCCTGCTGAAGCTCGTCGCGGCACACGACGTCGTACTTGAGTCTTTCCGTCCCGGCGTGCTCGCCAAACTGAACGTCGGATACGACCAGATGAAGACCGTGAATCCCGGTGTCGTCTATTGCGCGATCACAGGCTATGGACAGGACGGGCCTTTCGCACTTCGCGCAGGTCACGACATGAACTATCTGGGCTTGAACGGACTGCTCGGACTGACCGGCGCCAAAGGCGGCGCCCCGGTTCAGGCCGCAGGCCAGATCGCAGACATCGGCGGCGGGGCCCAGATGGCAGCGATCGCAATTCTCGGCGCGCTGGTGAAGAAGCAGACGACGGGCGAGGGAGCCGAGATCGACATCTCGATGACCGACGGCGCCCTGAGCTGGCTCGCAATGCCGGCCGCGGCGGCGCTTGCGGGCGACGTCCGCGAGCGAGGCGAAGTTGACCTCGCCGGCAAATGGGCTTGCTACATGCCGTATGAGGCCGCCGACGGCTGGATCAGCTGCGGCGCCCTGGAGCCGAAGTTCTGGCAGGCATTTGCGCGCGGCGTTGGTCGCGAGGACCTGATCGAGAACCAGTTCGAGCTCGCTGGCAGCGAGGGTTGGGCCGTCGTCGCCGAAGTCTTCAAGACCAAGACGCGCGCCGAGTGGGCCGCATTCAACGACGAACACGACTGCTGCATCGAACCGGTGCTTGATATCGACGAAGCCCTCGAGTCCGATCTGGTGAAGTCACGCGGGATGGTGATCGAAATCGACCAGCCGGGCGTCGGCCCAGTCGCCCAGCTCGCACCACCGTTCGTGATCGACGGAGTCCGCCCGGACCGACGCGAACCCGCCCCCGGATTTGGCGAGCACACCGACAGTGTTTTGGAATCGCTCGGCTACAGCGACGACCAGATCGCCGAGTTGCGATCGAGCGGTGCCGTCGCAGGAGTGGAAAGCGTGCCCGCGCAGTGA
- a CDS encoding DUF3618 domain-containing protein, which yields MAQRSPAEIRASIEENRQQLVHSVNSARTEVARITDWRQHIADHKQELTVGAAAIGFLVGSSLVLKGLRRRRG from the coding sequence ATGGCTCAGCGCAGCCCCGCGGAAATCCGCGCCTCGATCGAAGAGAACCGCCAGCAGCTAGTTCATTCAGTCAACTCGGCGCGCACTGAAGTTGCGCGGATCACCGACTGGCGCCAGCACATCGCTGACCACAAGCAGGAGCTCACCGTAGGCGCGGCCGCGATCGGTTTTCTCGTAGGCAGCTCGCTCGTGCTCAAGGGCCTGCGCCGCCGCCGAGGCTGA
- a CDS encoding acyl-CoA carboxylase subunit beta, producing the protein MEELVDELLAKREHNLTGGGEAKIAKQHERGKLTARERLDLLIDDGTWVELGLHARPHFSQRAMEGVDAPADGVLTGYGKVNGRLVGVGAYDFTVMAGSMGLTGEVKLARLRALALNKRMPMIWLLDSAGARIQEAVGSLFAGSGHLFREQVTMSGVIPQIAAVMGPCAAGTAYIPALTDFLPMVKGQGSMALAGSHLVKAATGEDVTDEEIGGYKVHNRKSGVADTECNDDAECIQSIKDYLSYMPSHSGEKPPIKATEDPVNRHSEELLNILPESSRQPYDMYEIIKHIVDDGEYFDMKGKWAKSIITCFARMDGRSVGIVANQPKHLGGILDNDSADKAARFINLCDAYGVPLIYLQDVPGFMVGSKVEEAGIIRHGAKFLYATSRATVPKVTILIRKCYGAGYYVMNGSGYEPDAIYAWPTAEISVMGAEGAVNIIGRSIIEAAEDPEAKREELLAQAQKMIDVYLAAGNGMIDDVIDPRETRHHIIRALEMAENKHVDRPAKKHGVMPV; encoded by the coding sequence ATGGAGGAACTCGTCGACGAGTTGCTCGCCAAGCGCGAGCACAACCTCACGGGCGGCGGCGAGGCGAAGATCGCCAAGCAGCACGAGCGCGGCAAGCTGACCGCTCGCGAGCGCCTTGATCTTTTGATCGACGACGGCACCTGGGTTGAACTCGGCCTTCACGCCCGACCACACTTCTCGCAGCGCGCAATGGAAGGCGTCGACGCGCCGGCCGATGGCGTCCTGACCGGCTACGGCAAGGTCAACGGGCGACTGGTGGGCGTAGGCGCATACGACTTCACCGTCATGGCGGGCTCGATGGGCCTGACCGGCGAGGTCAAGCTTGCGCGGCTGCGGGCACTTGCCCTGAACAAGCGCATGCCAATGATCTGGCTGCTGGATTCAGCTGGCGCGCGAATCCAAGAAGCAGTCGGAAGCCTTTTTGCCGGCTCCGGCCACCTCTTCCGCGAGCAGGTGACGATGAGCGGCGTGATCCCGCAGATCGCAGCGGTGATGGGACCATGCGCCGCGGGCACCGCGTACATCCCGGCGCTCACTGACTTCTTGCCGATGGTCAAGGGCCAGGGCTCGATGGCGCTCGCTGGATCCCACCTCGTCAAGGCAGCAACCGGCGAGGACGTCACCGACGAAGAGATCGGTGGCTACAAGGTCCATAACCGCAAGAGCGGCGTGGCCGACACGGAATGCAATGATGACGCCGAGTGCATCCAGTCGATCAAGGACTACCTCTCATACATGCCTTCCCACAGCGGCGAGAAGCCGCCGATCAAGGCGACCGAAGACCCGGTCAATCGCCACTCCGAAGAGCTGCTGAACATCCTGCCCGAGAGTTCACGCCAGCCCTACGACATGTACGAGATCATCAAGCACATCGTCGACGACGGTGAGTACTTCGACATGAAGGGCAAGTGGGCGAAGTCGATCATCACGTGCTTTGCGCGGATGGACGGGCGCAGCGTCGGCATCGTCGCCAACCAGCCCAAGCACCTCGGCGGGATCCTCGACAACGACTCGGCGGACAAGGCCGCGCGCTTCATCAACCTCTGCGACGCCTACGGCGTGCCGCTGATCTACCTGCAGGACGTTCCCGGCTTCATGGTCGGCAGCAAGGTCGAAGAGGCGGGCATCATTCGCCACGGCGCAAAGTTCCTCTACGCGACCTCTCGCGCCACGGTGCCGAAGGTCACGATTCTGATCCGCAAGTGTTACGGCGCTGGCTACTACGTGATGAACGGCTCGGGCTACGAGCCCGATGCGATCTACGCATGGCCAACGGCTGAGATCAGCGTGATGGGCGCCGAGGGCGCGGTGAACATCATCGGTCGCAGCATCATCGAAGCTGCCGAAGACCCAGAGGCCAAGCGCGAGGAACTGCTCGCGCAGGCCCAGAAGATGATCGACGTCTACCTCGCCGCAGGCAACGGAATGATCGACGACGTGATCGACCCACGCGAGACGCGCCACCACATCATCCGCGCGCTCGAAATGGCCGAGAACAAGCACGTCGATCGCCCGGCCAAGAAGCATGGAGTGATGCCCGTATGA
- a CDS encoding carbon-nitrogen hydrolase family protein, which translates to MPEPLIAAAIQMNSQADKAHNNERAHALVREAAADGAQLIVLPEKFNVMGGTEDYFENAEPLDGPTIVSLARIAEELKIDIVAGSIVERIPGQEKLANTSVHIGPDGAIKATYRKIHMFDVVLNGQEYKESDHEDPGNDVVTTELAGGQPLGLTVCYDVRFPELYRILATRGALIETVPAAFTYTTGEAHWELLLRARAVENQLFVIAPNQFGCHDGDRRSYGNSMIVDPWGTVLARAGDVGDAVIAAELDFVAQSAIRDKLPSLANRVPGAYSW; encoded by the coding sequence ATGCCCGAACCGCTGATCGCCGCCGCGATCCAGATGAACTCCCAGGCCGACAAGGCCCACAACAACGAACGCGCTCATGCGCTTGTTCGCGAGGCCGCGGCCGACGGCGCGCAGCTGATCGTCCTACCCGAGAAGTTCAACGTCATGGGCGGCACCGAGGACTACTTCGAGAACGCGGAACCGCTCGACGGCCCAACAATCGTCAGCCTCGCGCGCATCGCCGAGGAGCTGAAGATCGACATCGTCGCCGGTTCGATCGTTGAGCGCATCCCGGGCCAGGAGAAGCTCGCCAACACCTCAGTGCACATCGGCCCAGACGGCGCGATCAAAGCGACCTACCGCAAGATCCACATGTTCGACGTTGTGCTCAACGGTCAGGAATACAAAGAGTCCGACCACGAGGATCCCGGGAATGATGTCGTTACGACCGAGCTCGCGGGCGGCCAGCCGCTCGGCCTGACCGTTTGCTACGACGTCCGCTTCCCCGAGCTTTACAGAATCCTCGCCACCCGCGGCGCCCTGATCGAGACCGTCCCGGCGGCCTTCACCTACACGACAGGCGAGGCCCACTGGGAGCTCCTGCTGCGCGCCCGCGCCGTAGAAAACCAGCTCTTCGTCATCGCGCCGAACCAGTTCGGCTGCCACGACGGCGACCGCCGCTCCTACGGCAACTCCATGATCGTTGACCCCTGGGGAACCGTGCTCGCACGCGCCGGCGACGTGGGCGACGCAGTAATTGCAGCGGAGCTCGACTTTGTCGCTCAATCAGCCATCCGCGATAAGCTGCCGAGCCTTGCCAACCGCGTGCCCGGCGCCTACTCATGGTGA
- a CDS encoding MerR family transcriptional regulator, protein MTPTTTPSTDGLLRMAALAEQSGVSAATIKHYLREGLLPAPVKTSRNMAWYSPEYVDRIKLIKRLQEERYLPLDVIKRILENEPDQVEARLELGDALLQRSEAALASGKGLTRKQAVSKLDLPDDVLDAFERIGAIEPHETKGGVRYTQPDAEFLTAIAEFRKSGYGEALGFTVYDALIYMRHLEALARDEVDVISEKLPGKLSADEAADLIERGHGPMRDLLSAMHVKLLVAELRRRQDS, encoded by the coding sequence GTGACGCCCACAACTACGCCAAGCACCGATGGCCTCCTGCGCATGGCCGCGCTAGCCGAGCAGAGCGGAGTATCTGCCGCGACAATCAAGCACTACCTGCGCGAAGGCCTGCTGCCCGCGCCGGTCAAGACCAGCCGCAACATGGCCTGGTATTCGCCCGAGTACGTGGACCGCATCAAGCTGATCAAGCGGCTCCAGGAAGAGCGCTACCTGCCGCTCGACGTGATCAAGCGCATCCTCGAGAATGAGCCCGACCAGGTTGAGGCGCGCCTTGAGCTTGGCGACGCGTTGCTGCAGCGCTCCGAAGCAGCGCTCGCTAGCGGCAAGGGACTCACGCGAAAGCAAGCTGTCTCCAAGCTCGATCTTCCCGACGATGTTCTGGACGCGTTCGAGCGCATCGGCGCAATTGAGCCGCACGAAACGAAGGGCGGCGTCCGCTACACCCAGCCCGACGCTGAGTTCCTGACCGCAATCGCCGAGTTCCGCAAGAGCGGCTACGGCGAAGCGCTCGGCTTCACCGTCTACGACGCCCTGATCTACATGCGCCACCTCGAAGCCCTCGCGCGCGACGAAGTCGACGTGATCTCAGAGAAGCTCCCGGGCAAGCTGTCGGCCGACGAGGCCGCAGACCTGATCGAGCGTGGGCACGGCCCGATGCGTGATCTGCTCAGCGCGATGCACGTGAAGCTGCTTGTTGCTGAGCTTCGTCGTCGCCAGGACAGCTGA
- a CDS encoding enoyl-CoA hydratase/isomerase family protein codes for MYENILYEVADGVATITLNQPDKRNALSHGMLDDLVDAFGKAKVDPEVRVAVLTGAGDVFSAGGDLSSFSQDVPLAHKHYGTTRFLDLFRAIAELGKPTICKANGHVVAGGLGVALACDLIVASDAAKFSTPEINIGLFPFMIMAIIYRNVPRKKVNEMLLLGERMTAEEAVNFGLINKAVPREELDEATDAWAKKLAAKAPVVMRLGHDSMINQQDLPYFSALEYLHTQFTVALGTEDAIEGAMAFFEKREPEWKGR; via the coding sequence GTACGAAAACATTCTTTACGAGGTCGCAGACGGTGTGGCGACGATCACCCTCAACCAACCGGACAAGCGCAACGCGCTGAGTCACGGAATGCTCGATGACCTGGTTGACGCATTTGGCAAAGCCAAGGTTGACCCGGAAGTGCGGGTCGCGGTCCTGACAGGCGCGGGGGACGTGTTCAGCGCAGGCGGCGATCTCTCCAGCTTCTCGCAGGACGTCCCGCTCGCGCACAAGCACTACGGCACCACCCGCTTTCTAGATCTCTTCCGCGCGATCGCCGAGCTCGGCAAGCCGACGATCTGCAAGGCCAACGGGCACGTCGTTGCTGGCGGCCTTGGCGTGGCGCTCGCGTGCGACCTGATCGTCGCTTCTGACGCCGCGAAGTTCTCCACGCCCGAGATCAACATCGGCCTCTTCCCGTTCATGATCATGGCGATCATCTACCGCAACGTTCCACGCAAGAAGGTCAACGAGATGTTGCTGCTGGGCGAGCGCATGACTGCCGAGGAGGCCGTGAACTTCGGTCTGATCAACAAGGCGGTCCCGCGCGAGGAACTCGACGAGGCAACCGACGCCTGGGCCAAGAAGCTCGCCGCCAAGGCGCCCGTCGTGATGCGACTCGGGCACGACTCGATGATCAACCAACAAGACCTGCCGTATTTCAGCGCCCTCGAGTATCTGCACACGCAGTTCACCGTGGCGCTCGGAACTGAAGACGCGATCGAGGGCGCAATGGCGTTCTTCGAGAAGCGCGAACCCGAATGGAAGGGCCGATAG